The Hordeum vulgare subsp. vulgare chromosome 4H, MorexV3_pseudomolecules_assembly, whole genome shotgun sequence genomic interval gtttatgtttagatccttgatgctactcattacctctctggtcatgaatatgattatgctttgtgagtagttacttttgtttctgaggacatgggataagtcatgctaatagtagtcatgtgaatttggtattcgttcggtaatttgatatgttgtatgttgtttttcctctagtggtgttatgtgaacgtcgactacataacacttcaccattatttgggcctagaggaaggcattgggaagtagtaagtagatgatgggttgctagagtgacagaagcttaaaccctagtttatgcgttgcttcgcaaggggttgatttggatacactagtttaatgctatggttagactttgtcttaattcttctttcgtagttgcggatgcttgcgagaggggttaatcataagtggtatgcttgtccaagtaagggcagtaccctagcgccggtccacccacatatcaaactatcaaagtaacgaacgtgaatcatatgaacatgatgaaaactagcatgacagaaattcctgtgtgtcctcgggagcgttttcctcctataagactttgtccaggcttgtcccttgctacaaaagggattgggccactttgctgcaccattgctacttttgttacttgtttcttgctacgaatcatctcaccacacaatcacttgttaccgacaatttcagtgcctccagattttaccttgctgaaaaccacttttcagatccttctgctcctcgttgggttagacactcttacttatcgaaaggactacgattgatcccctatactagtgGGTCATCAACCTTTTGTCAATCGGGTCAGTTAAAACCCAGTCGACTGCAACATTGTTTTGTACCGCTTGTAACATTGGTCTTACTGGTCGAAGCATGCCATCCAATGTTGGTTGTAGCACGTCATCTTATGGGTTGCAACATCATTCATTGACGGCTGTAGCATTTTAGTTAGAATGGTTGTAGCATTTGTTGATATTGCTTGCAACACCATCACAACATTTTTTGTCGCCCCTTGTAGCATCCAATCGTGCCGTTGGTACAAAAAAAACGCGTTGAATTCACTCGACTAAGACTTCGTTAAGTCTTAGTAGACTGAGTTTTAGACACACCCTTTGTCAATACTTagagcctgtttgggactgctctacTCCTTAAAATTCAGCTCTGCTTCAAAAAAGAcaagccaaacggggtagctccATAATATGTTGCTCCGCAAAAAAACTAGAATATGGGGTACCACTTCAGAGTTTTTATGAAGCTCCTAGAGGGTGCTCCAAAAAACTCTAGAAACTCGAGTTGGGGGGGAGGGGAAATTACCCACCACTACCATCACTAAGTGGATACCCTTTCATTTCTTTCCCCTCAATCAATCAAATAGATTCTTTCCACCAAATTTTCTATTCTTAAAGTTGGAGCTAAATGAAAGCCAGACATTCTATTGATAGTGCTATAGCTTTTGTATGAAACTTCCTCAAAATAAATTTGATAAAGTAAAGCTGATTTTGATGAATTGAAGCAGTCCCAAACAAGCCCTTAGTCCTTCATTTTTATTTATCCCATAGATTAGGTTTGTTTAAAGTCAAACTTTATATACTTTTAACAAGCCTGTAAAAGAATATTAACATATACACCATTAAATCTATATTATTGGATTTATCATTATATATATTTTCATATCATATAGATTTGTTACTGTAAATGTTCATATTGATTTATataatttggtcaaactttataaagtttgatTTCAGAAAAAGCTAGTATGCAGAGTAAATAAAAACGGATGGAGTACATCAATTTTTTTTCTGTCCGTGTCCCCGTTTGCTGGATGTTTCTTATACgtttttcgttttcttttggaacccatgaacttttttcatactttaggaacttcttttccaaaacctgtgaacttttttcaaatttgtgaatttggtatttttcagaatttgtgaacttttttaaaattgaTGATTGTTTTCTAAAaaccgatgaactttttttcttttcaaaattggTTTTTTTATGCAatgaatttttctttcaaatttaCGAGCCTTTTCCAAATTGTTTTATTTCATTTGCTAGGTTTCTCTGGACTATGAAATAAAAAACTCATGCTTTTTTGAATCTGTGAATATCTTCTAATTTTGTGTATTTGTTTTATAGAGTCAACTGGTCAAACTTTGTAGCGAGATATCCAGGAACTCTGTGCTCGAAACATACATATCGGACCTGCCCATGAGCGGGAGGTGCGTTAGCGCCAGTTCATGCAACATGGCCCAATAGTAGCTCCCTCCTACATCAACTAATTGAGAAGCGTTTCTTCGGGAGCCTTTCAAAGGCCATTCCGAGGCGTCGTGAGTTGTCGCGATTCAGCCATCGTCACGTGACACGTTTTAAGTGTTTTTGACTTTTCTAAATGTTCTTTTGTCTTCTTTCAGCTTTTTGGTTTTTTATCGGTATTTCTTAGCTTTTAAATGAAGAAAATATATCTTCTTTGCAAGAAATAATgtgttttttttgctttcttgagTAGCATGAATTTGCTTTTACGAGAGACATGGTCATGACtcttgaaaaaaaatgttttctttcctttcatgaaagacacggttttgctttcgcgagaggcataTATTTGCTTCTGCGAGAGGCACGATCGTACCTCTCGAAAACGATAAAAAAATATTCTTTTTTCCTTTCGGGCACGGTTTTTGTTTTCGTGAGAGGCCTGAATTTTCTTCGGCAAGAGGCACATCTGTGCCTCTGGGAAACGAAAAAACACGTTTTTCCCCTTCTTTtggaggcacgattttgcttccaCGAAAGGTATAGATTTGCTATCGCGAGAGACACAACAAAcatgttttcttttcttcttcttcctcgggaggcacatttttttctctatttttttatgaaaaaaagTTCGTAAAAATCTATCAACATGTAATTTAGTTTTGAAGTTTTTCATGCGAAGAGTCCAACGATAAAGCCAGTTTGAGATTTcaacgcacggtttaaaagataaaatattttaaataatGGACAAGGTCGGTGGACAAGGTCGGACCGGGCCGGTCTTCTGATGACCAGATATACTTATTCCTGACTTTATTTCCAGAGAACAAACTATTCCCTGAAAAAATGAAGACATATTTAAAACATGGGCAACGCTACGCGTCCACCGGCGGATTATTTCCAATAATCCGCCACCTTCACAATCGTTTGATTTGGTGCATCCAGCCGATCTCATCCATCCGATCCGCACGCGGGGCTTTGGCCTAATTCATGAAACGATGCTCGAGTTTTTGAAACAATTgctttgttgcagtttttttttcTTCGCGTGCGCTTCGGCTGGGTATTCGGTAATTCCTGAAACGAtgctcgagtttctgaaacaatcgctttgttgcagttttttttcttcgcgcgcgcttcggctgtgCATCCGGTAATTCCTGAAATaacgctcgagtttctgaaacaatcgctttgttgcagttttttttttGCGCATGTTTCGACGTTTTTTTTCGTTTTTATGTTTTGCAACGTGTGTATTGTTGCGGAGGAAAATTTTGCAATACAGGTAAGTTACACGAAAGAAACACGCGTCGTACAGAGGAGCCGGCGGATCGCTCGCGTGCGATCCGTCGACTGAACGTAAACTTTTCCCTTAAAACATGGAGTAGTTCAGAGAAGATGAAATAGAGAATTAAATATGGAAATACAATCAGCAAATTTGTGAGGCTAGCGATCAATGCATCTAATTAAGATTTGACAAGATATACAATAACTGGTGTCTCCTTGTTATTTCGTGACAAAGCACGAGTATTTAGCTAATAGTTTAACGCTAACATTTGGGAGGTCGGGTACGTTCAGCCCCGCTACTTAATTATGACTATAATACTGTCTCTTTCCCTGCACTTCGTAAGAAAGGACGGAATAGACAGTCTGGATGATGTCGGTGACGAGGAGCAGGACGCCGGCGGCGAGGGAGAGGAACGTCCACGGGTTCCCGAAGTAGGTGCGCTTGAGGTAGTACCACGACACGTGCAGGAACACGCGCAGGTTGCTCCGGCAGTAGGCCTCCACCTCGCCGTGCAGGGCGCAGAGCGGCGACGCCTCGTCGCAGACCACGTCCCTGGTCATGTCGTTGAGCAGCCGCACCACCGTCTCGTCGCCGTCCACCCACTCGCTCCGGACGATCCCCTTGCTCCGCAGCAGCCGCACGTCGTCGACGGAGCCGACGATGCTCCGCATGAAGAACACGTAGGCGGACACGTCGTTGCCGGCGCCGACGTGCAGGGCCTCGAACGCCATCAGGTTGAGGAACTTGTACTCGGCGGAGTCGTCCACGAAGAGCTGCGGCATGGTGAGGGTGCCGCCCCGGAGCCGGACGTCGCGGAGGCAGTCCGCCCGCCCGCTGTGCCTGAACCGGATGCCGGCTTCGTGGAGCTTCCGCGCGGAGCGCACGTCCGCGGGCTTCGCCGCTGCCGCCGGCTCTTCGAGCTGTATGTTGCGCTCTGTCGTCCTGCCGGTGGTGTGGAGCAGACTCCGGCGGTAGATGTCCAGTGGGTGGAGCCCCAGGTGCGGCACTGCCGCTGGGTGCTTGTCAGCATCTGCCACGCCAAGGAAGTTGAGCACCATCCTGTTGATCATGACATAGGTCTAGCCATCCAATACAACAGGCACACAATGGTTAGCACAAAGATTCaagacctcgttaaaactcctcCTTTAAGTAATGAAAAATGTGGCAAATCTTTTGCCTCAGTTTCaatctttttaaaaatacttacCGATGTTTTGCCACCCTCGGCTGCAGCGGCGATCCTGTGGAGCACGAGCAGGGGCAGCTGGTTCTCGACCATGAGCATGTCGCGCTGGACGTACGGCGCTATGTACAGCAAGCCGTGCCGGCTGAACACCGGGTCGTTGGGCGCGTAGTCTGGGTGGACAGCGTACCTCCGCCCGGCGGCCGCCGCCGTCCTCATCACCTCAAGCAAGAAGCACCCGTCCACGATCATCATCTCCACGAACCGCTCCCCGCCGCCGTCGCGCCACTCGTCGCCGAGGCCGACGTACGCCGCCCGCAGCTGCTCCTCCACCTCCCCCAcggcggcgacgaggtcccggAGCGGCCTGCCGGCCCGCCGGAGCAGGCGCAGCAGCGCCCTGCGCTTGTGCTTCTCCATCGGCTGCAGGTCGGGGTCTCCGTGGTGGAAGGGGCCCAAGGACACCGTCTGAGGCTTGTAGGCGTCGCCGTTTAGCCTCTTGATGCGCGCCGGGACCCGGTAGATCGAGTGCTTCCGCCATTGCTCCACCTCCGATGACGGCTCGTGCTCTTCCAGCAGCATCTTCTCCACGTCCTCCACCCACGACGTCACCTCAGCCATGGCGATTTGAACTAATTTGTTGTGCACTGATGGGCGCATGGCACTGTAGAGGTAGTACATGTAGAGCAGCAGAAGATGATCCGAAGTTAAAGGTTAAAGCGGTAGTTTGCTTACCGTGTCAGTTTACCTGCGTGCTTTACAGTCTGGCGTTAATTACTCTAGCTACAGTGCGCATCAAAGCTTTACTATTGACGGAGGGAAGAGATCGATGGAGTAACAGAGCATGATAGCTCACAGTATATGCATGGTATATGTACCGGTTGATATTGTCCGTTGGGTTCATGTTTATGCTTGGTTTTAGGTGTTTATAAACTGAACTGACAAAACATAACCGAATTTGCCAATTCTCATTTGGATGAGAATCGACAAAGTCTCATCTAACTGTCAAACTATTTTATTAATCaagcaagaaaataaaagaaaaagatccACACGAATCTCTGCAAAAAATCAAATCATGTTTAAGTTAGATGGGACTTAGTTATCTCTCACCTAGATGCAAACTAGACGCACCCAGAATCGAATTTGCATGCCCTGTGAGGAGAaagacatgatcaagcaacaCCTGGTTTTGTGGTCCCATCATTCATTTTCTTAAGCACATCCTAGCACTCCTAATCACgccaagtatatatatatatatatatatatatatatatatatatatatatatatatatatatatatatatatatatatacacgcgCCAAGATAACGGGTGGAACTTTTTTTAATGGAACTCGAGGCACACTATAACAGGGTTAGTCTACACTCACAGCCAAGCACCACCATCCCTATCTGACAGGAGATCCCTCGGTGATTTCTGATCAGTGACCGGCTATCAACCCATCAGTAATGACCTACATCAGGGACATGGACTATTTGAGCTCGAGCTTAAATGCATCCGCATGAAcaataaaattgaaaaaaattcaaaagatttgaatttttttatgaTGAACTTTGACTAATGTTTTAAGTGCTTCCAAATTTTCATCATGAGATTACATTTGAGAAAGGTGTGACAAAAAAACCAATTCACTAacattgattttgtttttttgccaCGCTTTACACGAATGTGATCTAATAATGAAAATTTGCAAACGTATACCAGAAAAATTCAGCTTTTTTTGAGCATTTATTTATTCATTTTCGAATCTACGGGTTATGCAGGTGCAAGCTTAAAAGGGTACTGTCCTTCATCATTGACTATTGAAGAGCTGACGAGTGGAACTGATTACACCGCCACCCGAATTTCGCCCCTGATGACTTGTGGTAGCTTTGGTATTTGCGGTTGTACTACTCCGGAAGGTCCTTTTTGCTCAACGCTCTACATATGTGTCAAGTCTAtatgtatatagaaactctattcatcacccagggtgcagaataggTTATTCTTTacccgaggtaattttacgagcttttcataaataaattacatttaaaatacaaatagttacatttatattgatccactatgtaaaatttggcataatttttctaaaaatataggctgtaagacaagaaaatatgcattttatgtatcttttacattatgtttttacgtttgtaatttcaagtaacaaaaatattttttaagatgattatatattttcttacggtcCGTTTTTACGTatggaataagaaaaaaaattatggaacgtaaaattacgatgcattgatgttaaaatggAGGGGGTgaggaataactattcctcacccagagtGACGAATAACGCGACCCGtaatagaaactctattcatcactca includes:
- the LOC123450314 gene encoding UPF0481 protein At3g47200-like produces the protein MAEVTSWVEDVEKMLLEEHEPSSEVEQWRKHSIYRVPARIKRLNGDAYKPQTVSLGPFHHGDPDLQPMEKHKRRALLRLLRRAGRPLRDLVAAVGEVEEQLRAAYVGLGDEWRDGGGERFVEMMIVDGCFLLEVMRTAAAAGRRYAVHPDYAPNDPVFSRHGLLYIAPYVQRDMLMVENQLPLLVLHRIAAAAEGGKTSTYVMINRMVLNFLGVADADKHPAAVPHLGLHPLDIYRRSLLHTTGRTTERNIQLEEPAAAAKPADVRSARKLHEAGIRFRHSGRADCLRDVRLRGGTLTMPQLFVDDSAEYKFLNLMAFEALHVGAGNDVSAYVFFMRSIVGSVDDVRLLRSKGIVRSEWVDGDETVVRLLNDMTRDVVCDEASPLCALHGEVEAYCRSNLRVFLHVSWYYLKRTYFGNPWTFLSLAAGVLLLVTDIIQTVYSVLSYEVQGKRQYYSHN